GCTCCACTGCGTGATCCTGCCGCTGGCGGCAATTCTTCTGGTCGGCGTTCACTTCTGGCGCATTCGCAAAGATGGCGGCCTCTACGTTCCGGAAAAGAAGAACTTATGACCGAAGGACCCAAGCTGCAAACAGATGTGAAGATGCAGGCTGAAGTGCAGTCTGACGTGCGCAAGAACCCACGGCGTATTGCTTTCATCCTGCGCCGCACTTCTCCGTACGTAAAGACGCAGGACGACGGCCGGGTCATGACTTATCCCACGGCGCTGGCACGATTCATTATTGCCCTGGAAGTTGCCTTCGTGCTGCTGGTGTGGATTTCATTGATCGCGAACGCACCGCTGGAAGGCATTGCCGATCCAATGCACACGCCCAACCCAGCCAAAGCGCCCTGGTATTTTCTGGGACTCCAGGAACTTCTGCACTATTTCCCTCCGATGGTCGCGGGAGTTCTCGTCCCAGGGTTGGTGGTGGGTGCGCTCATTGTGATTCCTTATTTCAACATCAACATTGAAGGTGAAAGCTTGTGGGCCAGAGACCGCAAGCGGAGACTAATGATAGTCGGCGTCGCGCTTGTCCTGTTCTGCATTTTCCTTCTGGTCTTCGACGTAATCGTAGCCCTGGTGCCGACAATCCTCATCGGCGGCCTGATGTTATGGTCAGCACGTTTTTCGCCGGAGTCGCCGAAGTTGTTTCATCGCTGGCTGGCTTCCAAGCCGCTTTCTTTCTGGATCATGTCCTGGTTTCTGGTTGAACTGACAATCCTTACGGTAGTGGGTACGTTCTTCCGCGGCCCAGGATGGAGTTGGGTGTTGCCGTGGCAAAGCTATTAAGAGGGAGAGCCTAAGTGGACGATAACAACAAACCCGCTCCTTTGCGCAGTCGCCCCACACTGCGAGAGCTGGCTTATTTCGGCGCCGTAAGTCTGGTGCTGTTGATCTCGCTGGCCATTGCGCCCGCCAAAAATTATTTCAGTGATTGGCGCCATTATCAAAAGTCTTATTTAAAGATTGCCGCAGAGCGACAAAGCGGTACTCTGGTGCGTAGTTTTCATGGCGGCATTCGCCAGACATGGATTGCCAAGCTGGGTGTTGTCGATCGTTGCGAAAGCTGCCACGTCAACATGAATGGCGCACTCGTGGGCGCGACGGCACAGCCATTTCGCAAACATCCGCCGATTCCCCACGAGATTGATCAGTTCGGCTGCGTCACGTGCCATCGCGGACAAGGCCCGGCAACGTCAGTAGAAGAAGCGCACTACACCACTGAAGCTTGGGAACAGCCGTTGCTTCCGGCAAAATACCTGGAGTCAGGATGCGGACAATGTCATCTTGGCCCGCTTGAAGGCGCACCAAAACTTGGTGAAGGCCGCAGCCTGCTTTCAAGTATGGGCTGCGTGCATTGCCACAACGTTACTCAGCCCGATGGCAATCAACTCACTCCTGGCGATAATCCACCGCCGCTCACGCACATCGCAGAAAAAACCAGCCGCGAATGGATTTATGCCTGGATCAAGAACCCTCAGGCGTATGCTGCCTCGGCCACTATGCCGAACTTCCTGCTCAATGATCAGGATGCGGCGGACATCTCAGCTTTCCTGATGGCGCAGAGCACGCCGTCTGCCGCCTCGAAAGCTGAGATCAAGCCCGTTGCCGCAGCGGCCCCTGCCGGCGCCGATGCCGGGACGGAAGCAACTACGCTGTATGGCGCATCCTTCTGCTCTTCCTGCCACGCGGTCCAGAATGAAGCCGGCAATCTTGTTGGCGGCAATTTTGGTCCAGAGCTAACGCGAGTCGGCAATAAAGTGAATCCGGACTGGCTGCGCCGCTGGCTCGCCAATCCCGCAGCCTATCACCCTGACACGCGCATGCCGCACTACCGCATGGATGACAAGCAGATCGCGCTGCTTTCCAGTTTTCTGCTGGCGAAAAAAGACAATGACTTGCTGGCGAATGTGCATCTTTCGCCTTCCAACGCGGACAATGTTGCACGCGGAAAAAAGCTGGTCACTGAGAGCGGCTGTGCAGCCTGCCACCAGATCAACGGCGTGAACCCGCCGCAGAATTTCGCTCCCGATCTAACCAGAGTCGGTAGCCGGGCGCTGGCGCAAGTTGTCTTTGCACCGGGCATGAAACACAACCTGCCGGACTACATTGCCGCCAAAATCCACGATCCGCGCTCTTTTGGTCCCGGCCTCAAGATGCCGAAGTTTACGCTGACTGACGCGCAGACTGACGCGCTGGCTACGGCGTTACTCGCGCAGACAGACCGTGCTGCAACTTATCCGAAAGAGTTGATCATCAGCGGCGCGCGCCCCTCGAACTATCATCCCGGCGGCGACGCCGGCAAGCTGATGGATGATCTCCGCTGCCTGAGCTGCCACGCCATCAACGGCAATGGTGGTGACATGGCGCCGGACCTCACATGGGAAGGAAGCTCAGTGCAGCGCGCATGGCTGGAAGACTTTCTTAAGAACCCCAACACGCTCAGGCCGGCGCTGATCCGCCGCATGCCCAAGTTCAACTTGAGTCCCGGAGAAGTCAAGACACTTGCCGATTACATCAGCGTGGCGTATCAGGGGCCGGGCTTTGATTCTCAAACACTGGATACACATTCCCTCAATGCCGACTCAGCCGCGCGCGGCAAGCAGCTCTTCTATTCCAAGTATGGCTGCCAGTCCTGCCACATTGCTGACTACAAAAATGACAAAGGGTACGTGGGACCTGCTTTAACCAGCGTTGGCACGCGATTAACGCCGGTGTGGACGTACAAGTGGCTGAAAGATCCGAATGCTCTTCGCGCCGGAACGCTTATGCCGAATTTCGGACTGAAGGATGACGAAGCCCGCGATCTCACCGCATTCCTGATGACGTTGAAAGCAAAACAAGGAGGCGGCAAATGAAGCGCCTTACCCTCCTGCTTCTTATTTGCGTAGCGCTGATTGCCGGCTGCCGGCATTCGGCGACGCAAGCGCCCAAGCCCGCAGCTTACGGAACTCAGATCGTTGAAGTCAGCGGCGGCAAGCAACTTGCGCAGGTCGGCTCGCCGCTGCCACAACCGCTGGTCCTGCAGGTTAACGGTGCAGACGGCAATCCAGTCACAGGCGCGCTGGTCACGCTCCACGGAGAAGGAATCCAGTTCGCGCCGACGCAGGCATTGACCGATTCCAGCGGACAGGTCACAGTGGTGGCGCAACTGGGATACAATCCCGGGGACTATCAGGTAACCGCGGAGACGCCGAAATCCGGCGGAGGCGCGGCGAGCCTGAGCCTGCGTGAAATTGCTCTGGGTTACGAGCAGACAGTTGGGAAGATGGTGAATGACAAGTACTGCATCCGCTGCCATGATCCTGAATCGACGCCGGAACGCGTCTCAAACCTTGATAATCTTTCACCTGCTCCGCACCAATTTACCGATGGCACAACGTTGAACCGAATCTCCGACGCCGAT
This region of Terriglobia bacterium genomic DNA includes:
- a CDS encoding c-type cytochrome, producing the protein MKRLTLLLLICVALIAGCRHSATQAPKPAAYGTQIVEVSGGKQLAQVGSPLPQPLVLQVNGADGNPVTGALVTLHGEGIQFAPTQALTDSSGQVTVVAQLGYNPGDYQVTAETPKSGGGAASLSLREIALGYEQTVGKMVNDKYCIRCHDPESTPERVSNLDNLSPAPHQFTDGTTLNRISDADLTNMIAHGGPALGKSPQMPAYGATLKPAEIKAMLSYIRTIADPPYQTPGVKYGK
- a CDS encoding c-type cytochrome, with amino-acid sequence MDDNNKPAPLRSRPTLRELAYFGAVSLVLLISLAIAPAKNYFSDWRHYQKSYLKIAAERQSGTLVRSFHGGIRQTWIAKLGVVDRCESCHVNMNGALVGATAQPFRKHPPIPHEIDQFGCVTCHRGQGPATSVEEAHYTTEAWEQPLLPAKYLESGCGQCHLGPLEGAPKLGEGRSLLSSMGCVHCHNVTQPDGNQLTPGDNPPPLTHIAEKTSREWIYAWIKNPQAYAASATMPNFLLNDQDAADISAFLMAQSTPSAASKAEIKPVAAAAPAGADAGTEATTLYGASFCSSCHAVQNEAGNLVGGNFGPELTRVGNKVNPDWLRRWLANPAAYHPDTRMPHYRMDDKQIALLSSFLLAKKDNDLLANVHLSPSNADNVARGKKLVTESGCAACHQINGVNPPQNFAPDLTRVGSRALAQVVFAPGMKHNLPDYIAAKIHDPRSFGPGLKMPKFTLTDAQTDALATALLAQTDRAATYPKELIISGARPSNYHPGGDAGKLMDDLRCLSCHAINGNGGDMAPDLTWEGSSVQRAWLEDFLKNPNTLRPALIRRMPKFNLSPGEVKTLADYISVAYQGPGFDSQTLDTHSLNADSAARGKQLFYSKYGCQSCHIADYKNDKGYVGPALTSVGTRLTPVWTYKWLKDPNALRAGTLMPNFGLKDDEARDLTAFLMTLKAKQGGGK